One Hemitrygon akajei chromosome 11, sHemAka1.3, whole genome shotgun sequence DNA segment encodes these proteins:
- the oser1 gene encoding oxidative stress-responsive serine-rich protein 1 has protein sequence MESEGKGGEDEESLQMAFKKLKVDSERAAPASVHINTETATSRTSLRGSTDGPKPRTVCSSKESWHGSSRKPPRGTIRTQRRRRSKSPILHPPKFTYCSSIAPAASSQAKHSKQAEPYQGLAVQPPKECCKVGQPEAVFGAKVPSVFSLESSGESAGVNGTKSCTDPRSEPPKQALETSQESKPTSDFQSLSQLHQTDPCRCLQGNECRCKRWQDVEVYSFTGLRSVISECERDAAEAGRHTSPCRRTQPGSGATGSPRSCSEEARAFVEDITIEDLSGYMEYYLYIPKKMSHMAEMMYT, from the exons ATGGAATCCGAGGGGAAAGGTGGTGAAGATGAGGAGAGCCTGCAGATGGCATTCAAAAAACTTAAAGTGGACTCTGAACG TGCTGCACCTGCATCTGTCCACATAAACACTGAAACAGCTACTTCGAGGACATCACTGCGAGGCAGCACTGACGGACCTAAACCCAGGACAGTGTGTTCTTCCAAAGAAAGCTGGCATGG CTCCTCCAGAAAGCCGCCACGTGGTACTATCAGGACACAGCGGAGAAGACGTTCCAAATCACCAATTCTTCATCCTCCTAAATTTACATATTGCAGTTCGATAGCACCTGCTGCCAGTTCTCAGGCAAAACACAGCAAGCAAGCAGAGCCTTACCAGGGCCTTGCCGTCCAGCCTCCCAAAGAGTGCTGCAAGGTCGGGCAGCCTGAAGCTGTGTTTGGCGCTAAAGTTCCTAGTGTCTTCTCACTGGAGTCTTCGGGAGAATCTGCTGGCGTAAATGGCACCAAATCATGCACTGACCCTCGCTCCGAGCCTCCTAAGCAGGCGCTGGAGACGAGCCAGGAGTCCAAACCCACGTCCGACTTCCAGTCTCTGTCGCAGCTTCATCAGACCGACCCGTGCCGCTGCTTGCAGGGGAACGAATGCCGCTGCAAGCGGTGGCAAGACGTCGAAGTATACTCCTTCACTGGGCTCCGCAGCGTCATATCAGAGTGTGAGAGGGACGCAGCCGAGGCTGGCCGGCACACGTCACCTTGCCGAAGAACTCAGCCGGGCTCTGGGGCCACGGGCTCACCACGGTCTTGCTCTGAGGAGGCCCGGGCATTTGTGGAAGATATCACCATCGAAGACCTTTCGGGATACATGGAATATTACTTGTACATCCCCAAAAAAATGTCACATATGGCTGAAATGATGTACACTTAA